Proteins encoded within one genomic window of Cellulomonas xiejunii:
- a CDS encoding NAD(P)-dependent oxidoreductase gives MRDTYHVGVTADGFLPDGSSRFGDLGLDRLTAAGLTWEYLPSVEHQLTPDVLAPYDAVLSLGHLGLTRDAAAAAPRLRHLARYGAGYDGIDVPGVAAEGVVVTNTPTAVRRPLALAALTLLLALAHRLPENHQAAAEGRWGDRGLYRGPGVAGRTVGIVGLGGVGCELAELVRPLGVRVLAADPGADTARAESVGAQLVPLDRLAAESDYVVLTAALTPSSYHLVDAGLLAAMRPTSYLVNVGRGGLVDHDALRSALLAGRIAGAGLDVLEPEPPAPDDPLPTHPDVIVTPHALCWTQDFTDAVATSAVEAIIDVAQGRRPVHALDPSALHHERHAG, from the coding sequence ATGCGCGACACGTACCACGTCGGCGTCACCGCCGACGGCTTCCTGCCCGACGGCTCGTCCCGGTTCGGCGACCTCGGCCTCGACCGGCTCACCGCGGCCGGCCTCACCTGGGAGTACCTGCCGTCCGTCGAGCACCAGCTCACGCCCGACGTGCTGGCCCCGTACGACGCGGTCCTGTCCCTGGGCCACCTCGGACTGACGCGGGACGCCGCGGCCGCGGCTCCCCGCCTGCGCCACCTCGCGCGCTACGGCGCGGGCTACGACGGCATCGACGTCCCGGGCGTGGCGGCCGAGGGCGTCGTCGTGACCAACACCCCGACCGCCGTCCGTCGGCCGCTCGCCCTCGCCGCGCTGACCCTCCTGCTGGCGCTCGCCCACCGGCTGCCCGAGAACCACCAGGCGGCGGCCGAGGGACGCTGGGGCGACCGCGGCCTGTACCGGGGGCCGGGCGTCGCGGGCCGCACCGTCGGCATCGTCGGCCTCGGCGGCGTGGGGTGCGAGCTGGCCGAGCTCGTCCGCCCCCTCGGGGTCCGCGTGCTGGCCGCCGACCCGGGCGCCGACACGGCGCGCGCCGAGAGCGTCGGCGCGCAGCTCGTGCCGCTCGACCGGCTCGCCGCCGAGTCGGACTACGTCGTCCTCACGGCCGCCCTCACGCCGTCGTCGTACCACCTGGTCGACGCGGGCCTCCTGGCGGCGATGCGACCGACGTCCTACCTCGTCAACGTGGGCCGCGGCGGGCTCGTCGACCACGACGCGCTGCGGTCCGCGCTGCTCGCGGGCCGGATCGCGGGGGCCGGGCTGGACGTGCTCGAGCCCGAGCCGCCCGCGCCGGACGACCCGCTGCCGACGCACCCGGACGTCATCGTGACGCCGCACGCGCTGTGCTGGACGCAGGACTTCACCGACGCGGTCGCGACGAGTGCGGTGGAGGCGATCATCGACGTCGCCCAGGGCCGCCGGCCGGTGCACGCGCTGGACCCGTCCGCGCTGCACCACGAGCGGCACGCCGGCTGA
- the pyrE gene encoding orotate phosphoribosyltransferase, whose amino-acid sequence MTDAPAAAPRDQLVALVRDLAVVHGRVTLSSGKEADYYVDLRRVTLHHRAAPLIGHLMLDLLEEAGLGTAEIDAVGGLTLGADPVATALLHAAASRGQDLDAFVVRKAGKAHGLQRRIEGPDVAGRRVVVVEDTSTTGGSAITAVEAVRDAGGEVVAVATIVDRGTGAREAIEALGVTYHHLLDLTDLGLS is encoded by the coding sequence GTGACCGACGCCCCCGCCGCAGCGCCCCGTGACCAGCTCGTCGCCCTCGTCCGTGACCTCGCCGTGGTGCACGGCAGGGTCACGCTGTCCTCCGGCAAGGAGGCCGACTACTACGTCGACCTGCGCCGCGTGACGCTCCACCACCGCGCCGCGCCCCTCATCGGGCACCTCATGTTGGACCTGCTCGAGGAGGCCGGGCTGGGCACGGCGGAGATCGACGCCGTCGGCGGCCTGACGCTCGGCGCCGACCCGGTCGCCACGGCGCTGCTGCACGCCGCCGCGTCGCGCGGGCAGGACCTCGACGCGTTCGTGGTGCGCAAGGCGGGCAAGGCGCACGGTCTGCAGCGCCGCATCGAGGGCCCCGACGTCGCCGGGCGACGCGTCGTCGTGGTCGAGGACACGTCGACCACCGGGGGCTCGGCCATCACCGCCGTCGAGGCCGTCCGCGATGCCGGCGGGGAGGTCGTCGCTGTCGCGACGATCGTCGACCGCGGCACCGGCGCGCGCGAGGCCATCGAGGCGCTCGGCGTGACCTACCACCACCTGCTGGACCTGACCGACCTGGGCCTGTCGTGA
- a CDS encoding SDR family NAD(P)-dependent oxidoreductase: MTGPLQGRTALVTGGGTGIGRQVALALGHAGADVAVTYRTHDATDLVAELRALGRTAVAYELDATDPAAVREVVADAAAALGGHLDVLVNNAGGIVGRVPFAEVTPEHWRAVMDVNLTSTYLVTQAVLDVMPDGGRVVQVSSAAGQDGGGAGASAYAAAKAGVDGLTRALAKELGPRGITVNSVAPGFIGDTPFHERFTPDAGQRAAVAGTLVGRAGTPQDVAAAVVYLAGEPGFMTGAVLDLNGGGHLR, from the coding sequence GTGACCGGTCCCCTGCAGGGTCGCACCGCGCTCGTCACGGGCGGCGGCACCGGCATCGGCCGGCAGGTCGCGCTCGCGCTCGGGCACGCCGGCGCCGACGTCGCGGTGACCTACCGCACGCACGACGCCACCGACCTCGTCGCCGAGCTGCGCGCGCTGGGCCGCACGGCCGTCGCGTACGAGCTCGACGCGACCGACCCCGCCGCGGTGCGCGAGGTCGTCGCCGACGCCGCCGCGGCGCTCGGCGGCCACCTCGACGTGCTCGTCAACAACGCGGGCGGCATCGTCGGGCGCGTGCCGTTCGCCGAGGTCACCCCCGAGCACTGGCGCGCGGTGATGGACGTCAACCTCACCAGCACCTACCTGGTCACGCAGGCCGTGCTCGACGTCATGCCGGACGGCGGGCGCGTCGTGCAGGTGTCCTCGGCCGCCGGCCAGGACGGCGGCGGTGCGGGCGCGAGCGCCTACGCGGCGGCCAAGGCCGGCGTCGACGGGCTCACGCGCGCGCTCGCCAAGGAGCTCGGCCCCCGCGGGATCACGGTCAACTCCGTCGCGCCCGGGTTCATCGGCGACACCCCGTTCCACGAGCGGTTCACGCCCGATGCCGGGCAGCGTGCGGCCGTCGCCGGCACGCTCGTCGGGCGCGCCGGGACCCCGCAGGACGTCGCGGCGGCCGTGGTGTACCTCGCAGGCGAACCGGGCTTCATGACGGGTGCCGTGCTCGACCTCAACGGCGGCGGGCACCTGCGCTGA
- a CDS encoding sugar kinase — protein MTALSIRPAADCRYDVVSLGEVMLRLDPGEGRIRTARQFRAWEGGGEYNVARGLRRAFGLRAAVVTALADNEVGRLVEDFILTGGVDTSFIRWAPYDGIGRGVRNGLNFTERGFGVRGAVGVSDRGLTAASQMKPGDVDWDHLFGDLGVRWLHTGGIYAALSETTAEVVVEAVTAAQRHGTVVSYDLNYRPSLWKSIGGQAKAQEVNRRIAEHVDVMIGNEEDFTASLGFEVEGVDENISAIEVDAFAAMIETAAAAYPNFKVIGTTLRTVHSASCNDWGALAWSRETGVVQATYRERLEILDRVGGGDSFASGLVYGLLDEQPLATAVEYGAAHGALAMTTPGDTTMVTKAEVLKLAGGGSARVDR, from the coding sequence ATGACCGCCCTGTCCATCCGCCCCGCGGCCGACTGCCGCTACGACGTCGTCTCCCTCGGCGAGGTGATGCTGCGTCTCGACCCGGGCGAGGGCCGCATCCGCACCGCCCGGCAGTTCCGCGCCTGGGAGGGCGGCGGCGAGTACAACGTCGCACGCGGCCTGCGCCGCGCGTTCGGCCTGCGCGCGGCCGTCGTCACCGCGCTGGCGGACAACGAGGTCGGCCGCCTCGTCGAGGACTTCATCCTCACCGGCGGCGTCGACACGTCGTTCATCCGGTGGGCGCCGTACGACGGCATCGGGCGTGGCGTGCGCAACGGCCTCAACTTCACCGAGCGCGGCTTCGGCGTCCGCGGCGCCGTCGGCGTCTCCGACCGTGGGCTGACGGCGGCCTCGCAGATGAAGCCCGGCGACGTCGACTGGGACCACCTGTTCGGGGACCTCGGGGTGCGCTGGCTGCACACCGGCGGCATCTACGCCGCGCTGAGCGAGACCACCGCCGAGGTCGTCGTGGAGGCCGTGACCGCCGCCCAGCGCCACGGCACCGTCGTCTCCTACGACCTCAACTACCGGCCGTCGCTGTGGAAGTCCATCGGCGGGCAGGCGAAGGCGCAGGAGGTCAACCGGCGCATCGCGGAGCACGTGGACGTCATGATCGGCAACGAGGAGGACTTCACGGCCTCCCTCGGGTTCGAGGTCGAGGGCGTCGACGAGAACATCTCCGCCATCGAGGTCGACGCGTTCGCCGCCATGATCGAGACGGCCGCAGCCGCCTACCCGAACTTCAAGGTCATCGGCACGACGCTGCGCACCGTGCACTCCGCGAGCTGCAACGACTGGGGCGCGCTCGCGTGGTCGCGCGAGACGGGCGTCGTGCAGGCCACGTACCGCGAGCGCCTGGAGATCCTCGACCGCGTCGGCGGCGGCGACTCGTTCGCGTCCGGCCTGGTCTACGGGCTGCTCGACGAGCAGCCGCTCGCCACGGCCGTCGAGTACGGCGCCGCGCACGGTGCGCTGGCCATGACGACCCCGGGCGACACCACCATGGTGACCAAGGCCGAGGTGCTCAAGCTCGCGGGCGGCGGCAGCGCGCGGGTCGACCGGTGA
- a CDS encoding DUF3137 domain-containing protein: MSTPPPGPARPGAEPGGPIPRKRLQVPRAVVYGLLVVWTVAIGHFVLTQMSLDVSDLVGVAFFGVIGVIGVAIGNAWQKRRHDKLATWARANGWDYARYDAALERIQTGAPFSTGDSHAATEVMRRDWQGWPAVSFTYRWTTGSGKDQSTHFAHVVALRLPADLPRLDVTPEGVGARLRKLAGGKDLQLELEAFNREYRVVAADERTAHAVLHPRLMERLLQPHLVGRPWRIENTWLVTWEDGRTDVDQIAARLMTLTAVADAVPRHVWQDHGHDPLATIRPHPVPKESS; this comes from the coding sequence ATGTCGACGCCGCCGCCCGGCCCCGCGCGTCCAGGCGCCGAGCCGGGCGGACCGATCCCGCGGAAGCGGCTCCAGGTACCCCGGGCGGTCGTCTACGGCCTCCTGGTCGTCTGGACGGTGGCCATCGGGCACTTCGTGCTGACCCAGATGAGCCTGGACGTCTCGGACCTCGTCGGGGTGGCGTTCTTCGGCGTCATCGGCGTCATCGGCGTCGCGATCGGGAACGCGTGGCAGAAGCGGCGCCACGACAAGCTCGCGACCTGGGCACGCGCCAACGGGTGGGACTACGCGCGGTACGACGCCGCGCTCGAGCGCATCCAGACCGGCGCACCGTTCAGCACCGGGGACTCCCACGCGGCGACGGAGGTGATGCGCCGCGACTGGCAGGGCTGGCCCGCGGTGTCGTTCACGTACCGGTGGACCACCGGCTCGGGCAAGGACCAGAGCACGCACTTCGCGCACGTCGTGGCGCTGCGGCTCCCGGCGGACCTGCCGCGGCTCGACGTGACCCCGGAGGGCGTCGGTGCACGGCTGAGGAAGCTCGCGGGGGGCAAGGACCTGCAGCTCGAGCTCGAGGCGTTCAACCGCGAGTACCGCGTCGTGGCGGCCGACGAGCGCACCGCGCACGCCGTGCTGCACCCCCGGCTCATGGAGCGGCTGCTGCAGCCCCACCTGGTCGGTCGGCCGTGGCGCATCGAGAACACGTGGCTCGTGACGTGGGAGGACGGGCGCACCGACGTCGACCAGATCGCTGCGCGCCTCATGACGCTGACCGCCGTCGCGGACGCCGTGCCGCGGCACGTGTGGCAGGACCACGGCCACGACCCGCTCGCTACGATCAGGCCACACCCCGTCCCCAAGGAGTCCTCGTGA
- a CDS encoding AAA family ATPase, whose protein sequence is MRNSELAQVLRAANPWWSRRRRATWVLDDADLASRARHEWAPATAAARSRLAAVADRPRPGTVTLLVGMRGVGKTTAVKDVVAHLVADPATDPRRIVLFPVQLVDDAGAISTLRPTDLATALRTPTRTGAPACDGHRVLVVDEVGAVAGWPRMLADACRRGDQVLATTSVLDPADLAALTADVPAGALAVRHLQPASMSELLLAQPAGRTQDLRAEYLRHGGLPRAIAEHRDLGDVGDELVASLAAGLHVDVCRGEDGCPLDVLLSAVCATTDRFVEPEPLAQLLGLSTPQVGLLLSRLEQAHVLDPRRGLVDPLLHRLPSLLAPGRHTAPSTQHIATFSH, encoded by the coding sequence ATGCGCAACAGCGAGCTCGCCCAGGTGCTGCGGGCGGCCAACCCCTGGTGGTCGCGCCGTCGTCGCGCCACGTGGGTGCTCGACGACGCCGACCTCGCGTCGCGCGCCCGTCACGAGTGGGCTCCGGCGACCGCCGCGGCCCGTTCGAGGCTCGCCGCCGTCGCCGACAGGCCGCGCCCTGGCACCGTGACGCTCCTCGTGGGCATGCGCGGCGTCGGCAAGACGACCGCCGTCAAGGACGTCGTCGCGCACCTCGTGGCCGACCCCGCGACGGACCCCCGTCGCATCGTGCTGTTCCCGGTCCAGCTCGTGGACGACGCGGGCGCGATCTCGACCCTCCGCCCGACGGACCTGGCGACCGCGCTGCGCACCCCCACCCGTACCGGTGCACCGGCCTGCGACGGGCACCGCGTGCTGGTCGTCGACGAGGTCGGCGCGGTCGCCGGCTGGCCGCGGATGCTCGCCGACGCCTGCCGTCGTGGCGACCAGGTGCTGGCCACCACGTCGGTCCTCGACCCCGCCGACCTCGCCGCGCTCACGGCGGACGTGCCGGCCGGAGCCCTGGCCGTGCGGCACCTGCAGCCCGCGAGCATGTCCGAGCTGCTGCTCGCGCAGCCCGCGGGCCGCACGCAGGACCTGCGGGCCGAGTACCTGCGGCACGGCGGGCTGCCGCGCGCGATCGCCGAGCACCGCGACCTCGGTGACGTCGGCGACGAGCTCGTCGCGAGCCTGGCCGCCGGCCTGCACGTCGACGTGTGCCGTGGCGAGGACGGGTGCCCGCTCGACGTCCTGCTGTCGGCCGTGTGCGCGACCACCGACCGGTTCGTGGAGCCCGAGCCGCTGGCGCAGCTGCTGGGCCTCTCGACGCCCCAGGTCGGGCTGCTCCTCTCGCGCCTGGAGCAGGCCCACGTGCTGGACCCGCGTCGCGGCCTCGTGGACCCCTTGCTGCACCGGCTCCCGTCGCTCCTCGCGCCGGGACGTCACACCGCACCCTCGACGCAGCACATCGCGACGTTCTCGCACTGA
- a CDS encoding LemA family protein has product MTGGTIALVVLIAVVVIVLLWGVAQYNGFVRLRNLVQESWRQIDVELHRRHDLIPNLVETVKGYAAHERNVFDEVTRARAAAAGPVDSPAQQAVQENALNSALGRLLAVAENYPVLRASENFQQLQAELANTEDRIAAGRRFYNANVRTLNTKVETFPANVIASMFGFTRAEYFEVDDTQVRQAPSVGF; this is encoded by the coding sequence GTGACCGGTGGCACCATCGCCCTCGTCGTCCTGATCGCCGTCGTCGTCATCGTCCTGCTGTGGGGTGTCGCCCAGTACAACGGCTTCGTCCGGCTGCGCAACCTCGTGCAGGAGTCGTGGCGCCAGATCGACGTCGAGCTGCACCGCCGGCACGACCTGATCCCGAACCTCGTCGAGACCGTCAAGGGGTACGCGGCCCACGAGCGCAACGTGTTCGACGAGGTCACGCGCGCCCGGGCCGCCGCGGCGGGGCCCGTCGACAGCCCGGCCCAGCAGGCCGTGCAGGAGAACGCCCTGAACTCCGCGCTGGGACGCCTGCTCGCGGTCGCCGAGAACTACCCCGTGCTGCGGGCCAGCGAGAACTTCCAGCAGCTGCAGGCCGAGCTGGCCAACACCGAGGACCGCATCGCCGCGGGCCGGCGGTTCTACAACGCCAACGTCCGCACGCTCAACACCAAGGTCGAGACGTTCCCGGCCAACGTGATCGCGAGCATGTTCGGGTTCACGCGGGCCGAGTACTTCGAGGTCGACGACACGCAGGTCCGTCAGGCGCCGTCCGTCGGCTTCTGA
- a CDS encoding HAD-IIA family hydrolase codes for MTREIRSWLSDMDGVLVHEGTALPGAADFVDALKAAGRPFLILTNNSIFTPRDLRARLAATGIDVPEEAIWTSALATAQFLTDQMPGGSAHVIGEAGLTTALYEAGYTLTAARPDFVVLGETRTYSFEAITQAIRLIQAGARFIATNPDVTGPSAEGDLPATGAVAAMISAATGRKPYFVGKPNPMMIRSALNRIDAHSETTVMVGDRMDTDVVAGIEAGLRTYLVLTGSTRAADVERFPFRPTAVLGSVQDLIEMV; via the coding sequence ATGACCCGCGAGATCCGGTCGTGGCTCTCCGACATGGACGGCGTCCTGGTCCACGAGGGCACGGCCCTGCCGGGTGCGGCGGACTTCGTCGACGCGCTCAAGGCGGCAGGTCGCCCGTTCCTCATCCTCACGAACAACTCGATCTTCACGCCGCGCGACCTGCGCGCGCGCCTCGCCGCGACGGGCATCGACGTGCCCGAGGAGGCGATCTGGACCTCGGCGCTGGCGACCGCGCAGTTCCTCACCGACCAGATGCCCGGCGGGTCCGCCCACGTCATCGGCGAGGCTGGCCTGACGACCGCCCTGTACGAGGCCGGGTACACGCTCACGGCCGCGCGCCCGGACTTCGTCGTGCTCGGTGAGACCCGGACGTACTCGTTCGAGGCGATCACCCAGGCGATCCGGCTGATCCAGGCCGGTGCACGCTTCATCGCGACCAACCCGGACGTCACCGGCCCCAGCGCCGAGGGTGACCTGCCCGCGACGGGCGCCGTGGCCGCGATGATCTCCGCCGCGACGGGTCGCAAGCCGTACTTCGTCGGCAAGCCCAACCCGATGATGATCCGCTCGGCGCTCAACCGGATCGACGCCCACTCCGAGACGACTGTCATGGTCGGCGACCGCATGGACACCGACGTGGTCGCCGGCATCGAGGCGGGCCTGCGCACCTACCTCGTGCTCACCGGCTCGACCCGCGCGGCCGACGTCGAGCGCTTCCCGTTCCGGCCCACGGCCGTCCTCGGATCGGTGCAGGACCTCATCGAGATGGTCTGA
- a CDS encoding VTT domain-containing protein, whose amino-acid sequence MLTTTVLSAALTDGSLPLLAGGPLPALGPDFMDPEHLIRSFGTAALIGIVAVVFIETGLLFPFLPGDSLLFTAGALVAQDSLQLNIWMLCGMLFLAAFAGDQVAYAIGRKLGPKVFSRPDSRFFKQKYIDQTYKYFDKYGGRTIIVARFVPFVRTYAPVAAGVGKMRYRHFVSYNVVGALLWGVGVTLLGYWLGNFSFIKNNIEALLILIVGVSVLPVAFELWRARRKEQAGETVEGRDTEYDEPVERASVEREVFGNAATPPVPGQAGTPAVDDEVGEHTQR is encoded by the coding sequence ATGCTGACGACGACGGTGCTCTCGGCCGCCCTGACGGACGGGTCGCTCCCGCTCCTGGCGGGCGGACCCCTTCCCGCTCTCGGGCCGGACTTCATGGACCCGGAGCACCTCATCCGCTCGTTCGGCACGGCGGCCCTCATCGGCATCGTCGCCGTCGTGTTCATCGAGACGGGGCTGCTCTTCCCGTTCCTGCCCGGCGACTCGCTGCTGTTCACCGCGGGGGCGCTGGTGGCGCAGGACTCCCTGCAGCTCAACATCTGGATGCTGTGCGGCATGCTCTTCCTGGCGGCGTTCGCCGGCGACCAGGTGGCCTACGCGATCGGGCGCAAGCTCGGGCCCAAGGTCTTCAGCCGCCCCGACTCGCGGTTCTTCAAGCAGAAGTACATCGACCAGACGTACAAGTACTTCGACAAGTACGGCGGCCGGACGATCATCGTGGCGCGCTTCGTGCCCTTCGTGCGCACCTACGCCCCGGTCGCGGCCGGGGTCGGCAAGATGCGCTACCGGCACTTCGTGTCCTACAACGTCGTGGGCGCGCTGCTGTGGGGCGTCGGCGTGACGCTCCTGGGGTACTGGCTGGGCAACTTCTCGTTCATCAAGAACAACATCGAGGCGCTGCTGATCCTCATCGTCGGGGTCTCGGTCCTGCCGGTGGCGTTCGAGCTGTGGCGCGCGCGCCGCAAGGAGCAGGCCGGCGAGACCGTCGAGGGCCGCGACACCGAGTACGACGAGCCGGTCGAGCGCGCGTCGGTCGAGCGCGAGGTCTTCGGGAACGCGGCGACGCCGCCGGTGCCCGGGCAGGCCGGCACGCCGGCCGTCGACGACGAGGTCGGGGAGCACACGCAGCGATGA
- the eda gene encoding bifunctional 4-hydroxy-2-oxoglutarate aldolase/2-dehydro-3-deoxy-phosphogluconate aldolase, with protein sequence MDTLDQLAAARLVPVVVLDDAADAAPLAAALAAGGLPVAEVTFRTAAAADSIRAMSERGDMLVGAGTVLTPAQVDQAVAAGASYVVSPGLSRAVVERCQEHGILALPGAVTATEIQAALELGLTTVKFFPAGTSGGAKAIAALAAPFGGVRFVPTGGVSAANLHEYLAVPSVVAVGGSWMVSKDLVRAGDFAGITRLTAEAVALTRR encoded by the coding sequence ATGGACACCCTGGACCAGCTCGCCGCCGCCCGGCTCGTCCCGGTCGTGGTGCTCGACGACGCCGCCGACGCCGCACCGCTCGCCGCCGCGCTCGCCGCGGGCGGGCTGCCGGTTGCCGAGGTCACGTTCCGCACCGCCGCGGCCGCCGACTCGATCCGCGCGATGAGCGAGCGCGGCGACATGCTCGTCGGCGCCGGCACCGTGCTGACCCCGGCCCAGGTCGACCAGGCCGTCGCCGCGGGCGCCTCGTACGTCGTCTCCCCCGGCCTCAGCCGCGCCGTCGTCGAGCGCTGCCAGGAGCACGGCATCCTCGCGCTGCCCGGTGCCGTCACCGCCACGGAGATCCAGGCCGCGCTCGAGCTGGGGCTGACGACCGTGAAGTTCTTCCCCGCCGGCACGTCTGGCGGCGCCAAGGCCATCGCGGCCCTCGCGGCGCCGTTCGGCGGCGTGCGCTTCGTCCCGACCGGCGGCGTGAGCGCCGCCAACCTCCACGAGTACCTCGCCGTGCCGTCGGTCGTCGCCGTCGGGGGCTCGTGGATGGTGAGCAAGGACCTGGTCCGCGCGGGCGACTTCGCGGGCATCACGCGCCTCACCGCCGAGGCCGTCGCCCTGACCCGGCGCTGA
- a CDS encoding L-fuconate dehydratase, translating to MKITAVDVEDVRFPTSLTADGSDAMNKDGDYSAAYVVLRTDGTDADGAPLAGYGLTFTTGRGNDIVGIAARQQAALLVGRDVEEMVADMGGVYRDLTADAQMRWLGPEKGVVHLSLSAVMNAAWDLAGRVAGKPVWRLLADMTPEQLVDVADLRYLSDALTRDEAIALLRAQEGGKAERIAELERTGYPCYTTSAGWLGYSDEKLRRLCQEAVDEGYQHIKLKVGADLEEDVRRCGIARDVIGPDRALMIDANQVWDVDQAIEWTNALARFDLLWIEEPTSPDDVLGHAAIRRGVAPVGVATGEHGHNRVMFKQFMQAGAMDYCQLDAGRLASLNEIVAVLLLAAKFGVKVCPHGGGVGLCEMVQHISMLDFVAVSGSREGRVTEYVDHLHEHFTDPCVVREAAYVLPSRPGYSTQMHEASVAEFRFPDGAYWAGRLASA from the coding sequence GTGAAGATCACCGCCGTCGACGTCGAGGACGTCCGGTTCCCCACCTCGCTCACCGCCGACGGCTCCGACGCCATGAACAAGGACGGCGACTACTCCGCCGCCTACGTCGTCCTGCGCACCGACGGCACCGACGCCGACGGAGCGCCGCTCGCCGGCTACGGCCTGACGTTCACGACCGGTCGTGGCAACGACATCGTCGGCATCGCGGCGCGCCAGCAGGCGGCGCTGCTCGTCGGCCGGGACGTCGAGGAGATGGTGGCCGACATGGGCGGCGTCTACCGCGACCTCACCGCTGATGCCCAGATGCGTTGGCTCGGCCCTGAGAAGGGCGTCGTGCACCTGTCGCTGTCGGCCGTCATGAACGCCGCGTGGGACCTCGCCGGTCGCGTGGCCGGCAAGCCGGTGTGGCGGCTGCTCGCCGACATGACTCCCGAGCAGCTCGTCGACGTCGCCGACCTGCGCTACCTCTCCGACGCACTGACGCGCGACGAGGCGATCGCGCTCCTGCGCGCCCAGGAGGGCGGCAAGGCCGAGCGCATCGCCGAGCTCGAGCGCACCGGGTACCCCTGCTACACGACGTCCGCGGGCTGGCTCGGGTACAGCGACGAGAAGCTGCGCCGGCTCTGCCAGGAGGCGGTCGACGAGGGCTACCAGCACATCAAGCTCAAGGTCGGCGCCGACCTCGAGGAGGACGTGCGCCGCTGCGGCATCGCGCGCGACGTCATCGGGCCCGACCGTGCGCTCATGATCGACGCCAACCAGGTGTGGGACGTCGACCAGGCGATCGAGTGGACCAACGCCCTGGCGCGGTTCGACCTGCTGTGGATCGAGGAGCCGACGAGCCCCGACGACGTGCTCGGGCACGCCGCGATCCGCCGCGGCGTCGCACCCGTGGGCGTCGCGACGGGCGAGCACGGCCACAACCGCGTGATGTTCAAGCAGTTCATGCAGGCCGGTGCCATGGACTACTGCCAGCTCGACGCCGGGCGCCTCGCGAGCCTCAACGAGATCGTCGCGGTCCTGCTGCTCGCCGCGAAGTTCGGCGTCAAGGTCTGCCCGCACGGCGGCGGCGTCGGCCTGTGCGAGATGGTCCAGCACATCTCGATGCTCGACTTCGTCGCGGTCTCGGGGTCGCGCGAGGGCCGCGTCACCGAGTACGTCGACCACCTGCACGAGCACTTCACCGACCCCTGCGTCGTGCGCGAGGCCGCCTACGTCCTGCCGAGCCGGCCGGGGTACTCGACGCAGATGCACGAGGCGTCGGTCGCCGAGTTCCGCTTCCCCGACGGCGCGTACTGGGCCGGACGGCTCGCGTCGGCGTGA
- a CDS encoding FadR/GntR family transcriptional regulator has protein sequence MSRTDRVVDGVTAMILDGRLGPGQRLPVEKDLADALGVSRGSLREGIRALAVLGVVETRQGDGTYVTALDPGSLVAPLGLVVELQAAGHALHVHTVRRLLETEVAGLAAAGARAPGADLTAARDALAQGAAVLARAGSREPAASGDAESGDGLCDHEALLAADLAFHRALGALAGNPVLAALTDAMGGRTARHRLSRGVSEAGAEARTQREHEAILDAVAAGDVDRARVRMAAHLLAVEDFLRTDAG, from the coding sequence ATGTCACGCACGGACCGGGTCGTCGACGGCGTCACCGCGATGATCCTCGACGGCCGCCTCGGGCCGGGGCAGCGGCTGCCCGTGGAGAAGGACCTCGCGGACGCGCTCGGCGTGTCCCGCGGGTCGTTGCGCGAGGGCATCCGGGCGCTGGCCGTGCTCGGGGTCGTCGAGACCCGGCAGGGCGACGGCACGTACGTCACGGCGCTCGACCCCGGCAGCCTGGTGGCACCGCTCGGGCTCGTCGTCGAGCTGCAGGCCGCCGGGCACGCGCTGCACGTGCACACCGTGCGCCGGCTGCTCGAGACGGAGGTCGCGGGCCTCGCCGCGGCCGGTGCGCGGGCACCGGGAGCCGACCTCACGGCGGCGCGCGACGCGCTCGCGCAGGGCGCGGCGGTGCTGGCGCGGGCCGGGTCGCGGGAGCCCGCCGCGTCAGGTGACGCGGAGTCCGGCGACGGGCTCTGCGACCACGAGGCCCTCCTCGCCGCCGACCTCGCGTTCCACCGCGCCCTCGGGGCGCTCGCCGGCAACCCCGTGCTCGCGGCGCTCACCGACGCCATGGGCGGGCGCACGGCCCGGCACCGGCTGTCGCGCGGCGTCAGCGAGGCCGGTGCCGAGGCGCGGACGCAGCGCGAGCACGAGGCGATCCTCGACGCGGTCGCGGCCGGGGACGTCGACCGCGCCCGCGTCCGGATGGCGGCCCACCTGCTCGCGGTCGAGGACTTCCTGCGTACCGACGCGGGCTGA